The Hyperolius riggenbachi isolate aHypRig1 chromosome 3, aHypRig1.pri, whole genome shotgun sequence genome window below encodes:
- the LOC137561855 gene encoding olfactory receptor 5AP2-like, translated as MNIKNETQQTLFKFSGLTDDKDIIPFLFTLFLLVYMVTICGNVGMMAIVHISPSLHTPMYYFLSYLSMVDLFYSSVITPKMLSDLLSEEKAISFVGCALQFYFYVSLASTEVFILSSMSYDRYVAVCHPLHYISVMTKNKCAGLVHLAFSASFVHSSAQTSCLFSLKYCRSNLIDHFYCDISPLMRLSCSKTETCNFITLFFVCFCTLTSLTTILVSYACIIVSILRMKSASGRWKAFSTCSSHLTCASIFYATVFFTYLHPSSSVQETRDKVASVLYSVVIPMLNPLIYSLRNQEVKRVVQLLQKCQSKYT; from the coding sequence ATGAATATAAAAAACGAAACGCAACAAACTTTGTTCAAGTTTTCAGGTCTAACTGATGACAAAGACATCATCCCCTTCCTCTTCACACTCTTTTTGCTGGTCTACATGGTGACCATATGTGGAAATGTCGGAATGATGGCCATTGTTCATATCTCGCCCAGCCTCCACACTCCAATGTATTATTTCCTGAGCTATCTCTCTATGGTGGACCTCTTCTACTCTTCTGTCATTACCCCTAAAATGTTGTCTGACCTTCTCTCTGAGGAGAAAGCCATCTCCTTTGTTGGTTGTGCCCTACAGTTCTATTTCTATGTTAGTTTGGCAAGTACAGAGGTCTTCATCCTCTCAAGCATGTCATACGACCGCTATGTGGCTGTCTGCCACCCACTTCATTATATCTCAGTGATGACCAAGAATAAATGTGCTGGGCTGGTCCATCTAGCTTTCTCTGCTAGCTTTGTGCATTCATCGGCACAGACCAGTTGTCTGTTTAGTCTTAAGTACTGCCGCTCCAACCTTATTGACCATTTCTACTGTGATATTTCACCACTGATGAGGTTGTCCTGTTCCAAAACTGAGACATGCAATTTTATCACTCTTTTCTTTGTCTGTTTTTGTACCTTAACTTCCTTGACTACCATCTTGGTCTCTTACGCTTGTATAATTGTTTCCATCTTACGGATGAAGTCTGCTTCAGGCAGGTGGAAGGCATTTAGCACTTGCTCCTCCCATCTCACGTGTGCTTCCATTTTCTATGCCACGGTTTTCTTTACTTACTTACACCCTTCTTCCAGTGTTCAAGAGACCCGAGACAAGGTGGCTTCTGTCCTCTATTCAGTGGTAATTCCAATGCTCAATCCTCTTATCTACAGCTTGAGGAACCAAGAGGTGAAAAGAGTTGTACAACTGTTACAAAAGTGTCAAAGTAAATACACCTGA
- the LOC137561854 gene encoding olfactory receptor 5AR1-like, producing MDSRNKTQVSMFGFTGLTDSRELAPYLFIVFLLAYIVTIVGNVGMMVLVWSSSNLQTPMYYFLSSLSFVDLLYSSSVTPKMLFDFFNVKKSITFLGCALQFYFFVALANTEAMILSNMSYDRYVAICHPLHYTLIMTKKRCFSLVLYSSSVGFLQSTVLTSCVFNLPFCGPTLIKHFYCDIPPLLKLSCSNTLQCDLVTAVLVVGFGLYLLTTIFLSYAFIISSILKIACAKGRQKTFSTCSSHIICVGTFCASVFFVYLHPHSDAFEKQDKVASVFYCIVTPMLNPLIYSLRNEEVKKNLVQAIRKLYFHFH from the coding sequence ATGGATAGCAGAAACAAAACACAAGTATCCATGTTTGGGTTTACTGGACTAACTGATAGCAGAGAGCTTGCCCCATACCTGTTCATAGTCTTTTTGTTGGCTTACATAGTGACTATCGTAGGAAATGTGGGCATGATGGTTCTTGTCTGGTCGTCCTCCAACCTTCAAACTCCGATGTACTACTTCCTGAGTAGTCTGTCTTTTGTGGATCTTCTTTACTCCTCATCTgtcactccaaaaatgctgttTGATTTTTTCAACGTTAAGAAGTCAATCACATTCCTTGGTTGTGCCCTTCAGTTTTACTTCTTTGTTGCTCTGGCAAACACGGAAGCTATGATTCTCTCAAACATGTCGTATGACCGCTATGTGGCCATTTGCCATCCTCTCCACTACACCTTGATAATGACAAAGAAGAGATGTTTCAGTTTGGTTCTTTATTCTTCATCTGTAGGCTTCTTGCAGTCCACCGTGTTGACCAGTTGTGTGTTCAATCTTCCATTCTGTGGACCAACCCTCATTAAGCATTTCTACTGTGATATCCCACCACTGCTCAAGTTGTCCTGCTCCAACACTCTCCAGTGCGATCTGGTAACTGCCGTTCTTGTTGTGGGCTTTGGATTATATTTACTGACAACCATATTTCTATCATATGCTTTTATAATTTCttcaattttaaaaattgcctgtgCTAAGGGTAGGCAGAAGACTTTTAGCACCTGTTCTTCGCATATTATTTGTGTCGGGACCTTTTGTGCTTCTGTTTTCTTTGTTTATCTACATCCCCATTCGGATGCCTTTGAGAAACAGGACAAGGTGGCCTCAGTTTTCTATTGCATTGTGACTCCAATGCTGAATCCTCTTATCTACAGTCTGAGGAATGAAGAGGTGAAGAAGAACCTAGTGCAAGCCATACGGAAGCTATACTTCCACTTCCACTAA